The Amblyomma americanum isolate KBUSLIRL-KWMA chromosome 5, ASM5285725v1, whole genome shotgun sequence genome window below encodes:
- the LOC144133319 gene encoding sulfotransferase 1C2-like, whose translation MPADELSNSAPPPERRADVSYKKVGLFNVQGLLLQQNEFDRDKIRKVLWFKPLPGDIFVGSYPRSCSTRAQYIIWSLLHQGSPLPDFHTLLTREFPCIEVVDADTVCVKEGTPRLVKHHLPYAFSPASPEARHVVVLRNPFDVCASNYVHVGKSYEGTFDDFFECFTRGEVAFGDYFDHVLSWYDRKDDNRVLLLCYETMRRDPLGSVKLIADFLGIRTNQDVLSQVARDTGLEATVGGRSDLEEEVVKGQVGCYKEFFSKQQHRILSDMTKEKLAGTELLGVWADFL comes from the exons ATGCC GGCCGACGAGCTCAGCAACAGCGCTCCGCCCCCAGAACGTCGCGCGGACGTCTCGTACAAGAAGGTGGGCCTCTTCAACGTCCAGGGCCTGCTGCTGCAGCAGAACGAGTTCGACCGCGACAAGATCCGCAAGGTCCTCTGGTTCAAGCCGCTGCCTGGAGACATCTTCGTCGGCTCCTACCCGCGATCCTGCTCGACCCGCGCGCAGTACATCATCTGGTCTCTCCTGCATCAGGGCTCGCCGCTGCCCGACTTCCACACACTGCTCACCAGGGAGTTCCCTTGCATCGAGGTCGTGGACGCGGACACCGTCTGCGTCAAAGAGGGCACGCCGAGGCTCGTCAAGCACCACTTGCCGTACGCATTCAGTCCCGCTAGCCCGGAGGCCCGACACGTCGTGGTCCTAAGGAACCCATTCGACGTGTGCGCTTCCAATTACGTCCACGTCGGCAAAAGCTACGAAGGCACTTTCGACGACTTCTTCGAGTGCTTCACGCGAGGCGAGGTGGCGTTCGGAGACTACTTCGACCACGTCCTGTCCTGGTACGACCGCAAAGACGACAATCGGGTCCTGCTGCTATGCTACGAGACCATGCGCAGGGACCCGCTGGGAAGTGTGAAGCTGATCGCGGACTTTCTGGGCATCCGGACAAACCAGGACGTGCTGAGTCAAGTGGCGAGAGACACTGGGTTGGAGGCTACGGTGGGAGGTCGGAGCGATCTTGAAGAGGAGGTTGTCAAGGGTCAGGTTGGCTGCTACAAAGAGTTCTTCTCGAAGCAACAGCATCGCATCCTCTCGGACATGACGAAAGAGAAGCTGGCTGGGACGGAGCTTCTTGGAGTGTGGGCAGACTTCCTTtaa